In the Vitis vinifera cultivar Pinot Noir 40024 chromosome 2, ASM3070453v1 genome, one interval contains:
- the LOC100259119 gene encoding uncharacterized protein LOC100259119 yields MGEEEASKHNGLIIGNTDTIRSFLRSASTDPHLSADLQLTASTLASQTTLPYKPLRALWVASPSQTRPKLSGLLYGSQFIFTSPKPREKSEELKLRLRKLADMAERNAYEELVKDITPKKTTDEPFASYKDQLGFGLHVVVTMFSGYLVGYAAFRALFSHNPVMNAAGGILGLVCAMLVETLLFIIRTSSHDLRSSSSTSRMKKNQ; encoded by the exons ATGGGCGAGGAAGAGGCTTCAAAGCATAACGGCCTCATCATAGGTAACACAGACACCATAAGATCATTCCTGAGATCAGCCTCCACAGACCCACACCTTTCTGCAGACCTCCAACTCACCGCTTCCACACTCGCCTCCCAAACAACCCTTCCCTACAAGCCCCTCCGAGCTCTTTGGGTCGCCTCCCCATCTCAGACCCGGCCCAAGCTCTCAGGCCTCCTCTATGGATCCCAATTCATCTTCACCAGCCCCAAACCCAGAGAGAAG AGTGAAGAATTGAAACTACGGTTGAGGAAGCTTGCGGACATGGCAGAGAGGAATGCATATGAAGAGCTTGTTAAAGATATTACCCCAAAGAAGACTACCGATGAACCTTTTGCTTCTTACAAGGATCAGCTAGGGtttg GTTTACATGTTGTGGTTACAATGTTTTCTGGCTATTTGGTTGGATATGCTGCATTCAGAGCATTGTTTAGTCACAACCCTGTCATG AATGCTGCTGGAGGAATCCTTGGATTGGTTTGTGCCATGCTTGTAGAAACCCTTCTTTTCATAATTAGGACTTCCAGCCACGATTTGAGATCCTCATCTTCTACTTCCCGGATGAAGAAGAATCAATAA
- the LOC100245547 gene encoding uncharacterized protein LOC100245547 isoform X1, with protein MKAVLLRTGSVPVQSSLFPGSPRVSFGFHDSVTRVFSRDKTSLNSPRFSLHFQNNSQGEVPARRIRRAMSESDIIRSESGISKLNGVGSHSFPARIPEEEEEEDDNDDEGGPLIVKQKSVDLENHAGSWPEIGIPVEELGFSGGGADGDGSGSFTGGGNCDRRKLATYYEEMLKLNPGDSLLLRNYGKFLHEVEKDAIRAEEYYGRAILASPGDGEVLSLYAKLIWETERDQDRAQCYFDQAVSASPNDCMVMGSYAQFMWEAEEEEEENEVIKIEGTMVEAF; from the exons ATGAAAGCAGTTCTTCTTCGAACCGGTTCGGTCCCTGTCCAGTCATCGCTCTTCCCCGGTTCACCGAGAGTATCCTTCGGCTTTCATGACTCTGTAACCAGAGTATTTTCCCGTGACAAGACCAGCCTCAATTCCCCCAGGTTTTCCCTGCATTTTCAGAACAACAGCCAGGGAGAGGTTCCGGCTAGGAGAATCCGGCGAGCGATGTCAGAGAGCGACATTATCCGGTCGGAGAGTGGGATTTCGAAGTTGAATGGAGTCGGATCTCACTCTTTTCCTGCTAGGATACctgaggaggaggaggaggaggacgACAACGACGACGAAGGAGGACCACTGATTGTGAAGCAGAAAAGTGTTGATCTGGAGAATCACGCCGGGTCTTGGCCGGAAATTGGAATTCCTGTGGAAGAGCTCGGGTTTTCAGGCGGCGGTGCCGACGGTGATGGCAGCGGTAGCTTCACTGGTGGTGGCAACTGTGATCGGCGGAAGCTCGCAACTTACTATGAAGAAATGTTGAAGTTAAATCCGGGAGATTCTCTTCTTCTGAGAAACTACGGGAAGTTCTTGCACGAG GTAGAAAAAGACGCGATAAGAGCAGAAGAGTACTATGGAAGGGCTATACTGGCGAGTCCTGGAGACGGAGAAGTGTTGTCTCTGTACGCAAAACTGATATGGGAGACAGAAAGAGACCAGGACAGGGCCCAATGTTACTTCGATCAAGCTGTTTCTGCTTCTCCAAACGACTG TATGGTGATGGGATCGTACGCCCAGTTTATGTGGGAAGCagaggaagaggaggaagaGAATGAAGTAATTAAGATAGAGGGAACCATGGTTGAGGCCTTCTAA
- the LOC100245547 gene encoding uncharacterized protein LOC100245547 isoform X2, with protein sequence MKAVLLRTGSVPVQSSLFPGSPRVSFGFHDSVTRVFSRDKTSLNSPRFSLHFQNNSQGEVPARRIRRAMSESDIIRSESGISKLNGVGSHSFPARIPEEEEEEDDNDDEGGPLIVKQKSVDLENHAGSWPEIGIPVEELGFSGGGADGDGSGSFTGGGNCDRRKLATYYEEMLKLNPGDSLLLRNYGKFLHEVEKDAIRAEEYYGRAILASPGDGEVLSLYAKLIWETERDQDRAQCYFDQAVSASPNDWV encoded by the exons ATGAAAGCAGTTCTTCTTCGAACCGGTTCGGTCCCTGTCCAGTCATCGCTCTTCCCCGGTTCACCGAGAGTATCCTTCGGCTTTCATGACTCTGTAACCAGAGTATTTTCCCGTGACAAGACCAGCCTCAATTCCCCCAGGTTTTCCCTGCATTTTCAGAACAACAGCCAGGGAGAGGTTCCGGCTAGGAGAATCCGGCGAGCGATGTCAGAGAGCGACATTATCCGGTCGGAGAGTGGGATTTCGAAGTTGAATGGAGTCGGATCTCACTCTTTTCCTGCTAGGATACctgaggaggaggaggaggaggacgACAACGACGACGAAGGAGGACCACTGATTGTGAAGCAGAAAAGTGTTGATCTGGAGAATCACGCCGGGTCTTGGCCGGAAATTGGAATTCCTGTGGAAGAGCTCGGGTTTTCAGGCGGCGGTGCCGACGGTGATGGCAGCGGTAGCTTCACTGGTGGTGGCAACTGTGATCGGCGGAAGCTCGCAACTTACTATGAAGAAATGTTGAAGTTAAATCCGGGAGATTCTCTTCTTCTGAGAAACTACGGGAAGTTCTTGCACGAG GTAGAAAAAGACGCGATAAGAGCAGAAGAGTACTATGGAAGGGCTATACTGGCGAGTCCTGGAGACGGAGAAGTGTTGTCTCTGTACGCAAAACTGATATGGGAGACAGAAAGAGACCAGGACAGGGCCCAATGTTACTTCGATCAAGCTGTTTCTGCTTCTCCAAACGACTG